In a single window of the Chondrocystis sp. NIES-4102 genome:
- a CDS encoding tetratricopeptide TPR_2 repeat protein, giving the protein MLSSIFKILITLGIITTTPIAMASTVGDTVLRGKEAMLRGDYPGAIAAFLEAKENLLTKDDPTDEILLNNYLALSYLEIGDQTQAKGAIAQATQLLDKHQSNSNLVAQVLNTQANLQLKQGDFQTAALNFRISKQLYQQNKDLEGKVGTAINEAIALQKLGQYRTAQKILAQIELDLASMPKHLQASGYKVLGTTYASLGDLDTAKAKLKASIALSEAIDIEATAKTQIDLATVIHLSEPEAAIKLLQAAATNSQNQETKAIAGLNWVDIEIEAENWQKARDIALNSQDLIFNLPYNDLAKINLIKKIAIIDTDSLHPSVVLSKDSIREQHQQLLKEIAQSAHAQGNIRTESYAMGTWAYLEELEGNIPQAIALNQYALDLTDKIVAQDIAYQWQWQLGKIYKNQGDIPKAIASYQKAVESLSQIRRDLVSFNPESQYSFRESVEPVYRQLVSLLISQPTQANLIAARNTIESLQIAELENYFRQACLEAKPEQIEQIDPTAATIYPIVTEDYLAVLTSIPGQPIKLHIESITAKDVDQKAQELLALFNPASSNKQRKALSQEFYNWLVKPAVNEFKTANIKTLVFVLDGSLRNLPISALYDGEKYLVENYAVAFTPGLQLLPSKILESDNLKAVVAGLSEKNQGFVALPGVETEVKEIAAKVNSKLLLNQDFTKERLRQVLKATTTAPILHLATHGQFSSNPEETFILTWNDRINVNELEQLLKTREETSQLIPIELLILSACQTAQGDAQAALGIAGVALKSGARSTVGTLWSVSDQSTSLLIEELYRQIAIAPQNKAQILRQAQLKLINSDKFNHPFFWAAFVLIGNWT; this is encoded by the coding sequence ATGTTAAGTTCTATTTTCAAAATTTTAATTACTCTGGGAATCATTACCACTACTCCTATAGCGATGGCGAGTACTGTAGGAGACACAGTTTTACGAGGTAAAGAAGCAATGCTACGGGGCGATTATCCAGGCGCGATCGCAGCTTTTTTAGAGGCAAAAGAGAATTTATTAACTAAAGATGATCCTACAGATGAAATTTTACTTAATAATTATCTGGCTCTTAGTTATTTGGAAATTGGCGATCAAACTCAAGCAAAGGGCGCGATCGCTCAAGCAACACAATTATTGGACAAGCATCAATCAAATAGTAACCTGGTGGCGCAGGTACTTAATACTCAAGCTAATCTGCAATTAAAACAAGGGGATTTCCAAACGGCTGCTTTAAATTTTCGGATCTCCAAACAGTTATATCAGCAAAATAAAGATCTAGAAGGTAAAGTAGGTACTGCTATTAATGAAGCGATCGCCCTACAAAAACTTGGTCAATATCGCACTGCACAAAAGATTCTTGCCCAAATTGAATTGGATTTAGCCTCAATGCCTAAACACCTCCAAGCATCAGGGTATAAAGTCTTGGGTACTACTTATGCAAGTCTTGGGGATTTGGATACAGCTAAAGCTAAATTGAAAGCCAGTATTGCTTTGAGTGAAGCGATAGATATAGAAGCAACCGCCAAAACTCAAATAGATTTAGCAACAGTTATTCATTTATCTGAACCTGAAGCTGCTATTAAATTATTACAAGCAGCAGCAACGAATTCTCAAAATCAGGAAACTAAAGCGATCGCTGGGCTTAATTGGGTTGACATTGAAATAGAAGCCGAAAATTGGCAAAAAGCTAGAGATATTGCCCTTAATAGTCAAGATTTAATCTTTAACCTTCCCTATAATGATTTAGCTAAAATTAACCTGATTAAAAAAATAGCAATTATTGATACAGACTCTTTGCATCCATCTGTTGTTCTTAGCAAAGATTCCATTCGTGAGCAACATCAACAGTTATTAAAAGAAATTGCCCAGTCTGCCCACGCTCAGGGTAATATTCGCACAGAATCCTATGCTATGGGTACTTGGGCTTATTTAGAAGAATTGGAAGGTAATATCCCCCAAGCGATCGCTCTCAATCAATATGCTTTGGATTTAACCGATAAAATTGTCGCTCAAGATATAGCTTATCAATGGCAATGGCAATTAGGCAAAATTTATAAAAATCAAGGGGATATTCCAAAAGCGATCGCCTCCTATCAGAAAGCGGTTGAGTCTTTAAGTCAGATTAGGCGGGATTTGGTCAGTTTTAACCCAGAATCTCAATATTCTTTTCGTGAAAGTGTCGAACCTGTTTACCGTCAGTTAGTCTCACTGTTGATTTCCCAACCCACCCAAGCAAATTTAATTGCAGCTAGAAACACCATTGAATCTTTGCAAATAGCAGAATTAGAAAACTATTTTCGTCAGGCTTGTCTGGAGGCTAAACCAGAACAAATTGAGCAAATCGATCCCACCGCAGCTACTATTTATCCTATTGTTACTGAAGATTATTTGGCAGTTTTAACTTCTATTCCAGGTCAACCTATTAAACTTCATATTGAATCAATAACCGCTAAAGATGTTGATCAAAAGGCTCAGGAATTATTAGCCTTATTTAATCCTGCTTCTTCTAATAAGCAAAGGAAAGCTTTATCTCAAGAATTTTATAATTGGTTAGTTAAACCTGCGGTTAATGAGTTTAAAACAGCTAATATTAAAACTCTGGTTTTTGTACTTGATGGTAGTTTACGCAATCTTCCTATTTCCGCTCTCTATGATGGGGAAAAATATTTAGTGGAAAATTATGCTGTTGCTTTTACCCCAGGACTACAATTATTACCCTCTAAAATTTTAGAATCTGATAATCTTAAGGCTGTAGTAGCTGGATTAAGTGAGAAAAATCAAGGCTTTGTAGCGTTACCTGGAGTGGAAACTGAAGTTAAAGAAATTGCTGCTAAAGTTAATTCTAAACTCTTACTTAATCAAGATTTTACTAAAGAGCGTCTGCGCCAAGTGCTAAAAGCTACCACAACAGCACCTATCCTACATTTAGCTACCCACGGTCAGTTTAGTTCTAATCCAGAAGAAACTTTTATCTTAACTTGGAACGATCGCATTAATGTTAATGAACTTGAACAGTTACTTAAAACTAGGGAAGAAACTTCTCAATTAATTCCTATCGAACTATTAATCTTAAGTGCTTGTCAAACTGCTCAAGGGGATGCTCAAGCAGCTTTAGGTATAGCAGGAGTCGCTCTTAAGTCGGGAGCAAGAAGCACCGTAGGTACATTATGGTCAGTATCAGATCAATCTACTTCTTTACTTATTGAGGAATTATATCGGCAAATCGCGATCGCTCCTCAAAATAAAGCCCAAATTCTTAGACAAGCACAGTTAAAATTGATTAATTCTGATAAGTTTAATCATCCTTTCTTTTGGGCTGCTTTTGTCTTAATTGGTAATTGGACTTAG
- a CDS encoding carbohydrate kinase FGGY has product MNYYLGIDFGTSGARAIVIDEEQTIVSSQQLQYGNLISDQLAEIWKKTLASLILKIPQIIRKSIKAIAINGTSSTVLLCDSLGNPVAAPILYNDSRGQEVLDRLCAIAPSNHIVISATSSLAKLLWWQKQSYFSQASYFLHQADWLAWLLHGQLGVSDYHNALKLGYDVDNLEYPAWLKDLPCTHLYPQVLAPGAIIKEVTPENCDRFDLPCDCIIRAGTTDSIAAFLASGATQPGEAVTSLGSTLVLKLLSKTKVTASNYGIYSHKLGDLWLTGGASNTGGAVLKHFFTADLIEQLSEQIDPNIASELNYYPLIVPGDRFPINDPNLAPQLEPRPRDRVKFLYGLLTGIARIEALGYEKLQANGANQLTHVYTAGGGARNQVWGKIRQNYLSVPVSIAPNTDAAYGTALLAAK; this is encoded by the coding sequence ATGAACTATTACTTAGGTATTGATTTTGGTACTTCGGGAGCAAGAGCAATAGTTATCGATGAGGAGCAAACTATTGTTAGTAGTCAACAGTTACAATATGGCAATTTAATTTCAGATCAACTCGCCGAAATCTGGAAAAAAACTTTAGCCAGTTTAATTCTTAAAATACCTCAAATAATTAGAAAATCAATTAAAGCGATCGCCATTAATGGTACTTCTTCTACTGTATTATTATGCGATTCTCTTGGTAATCCTGTTGCTGCACCGATTTTATATAACGACTCCAGAGGTCAAGAGGTTTTAGATCGTCTTTGTGCGATCGCTCCTAGTAATCATATAGTAATCAGTGCAACTTCTAGTTTAGCTAAACTGTTATGGTGGCAAAAACAGAGTTATTTTAGTCAAGCTAGTTATTTTCTGCATCAAGCGGACTGGTTAGCCTGGTTGTTACATGGTCAATTAGGGGTGAGTGATTATCATAATGCTTTAAAACTGGGATATGATGTGGATAATTTAGAATATCCTGCTTGGTTAAAGGATTTACCTTGTACTCATTTATATCCCCAGGTATTAGCCCCAGGTGCAATAATCAAAGAAGTTACTCCAGAAAATTGCGATCGCTTTGATTTGCCTTGCGACTGTATAATTCGTGCAGGTACTACCGATAGTATTGCAGCTTTTTTAGCCAGTGGTGCAACGCAGCCAGGAGAAGCTGTTACCTCCCTCGGTTCAACCTTAGTTTTAAAGTTATTAAGTAAAACCAAAGTTACCGCCTCAAATTATGGTATTTACTCTCACAAATTAGGCGATTTATGGCTAACTGGAGGTGCATCAAATACAGGCGGTGCGGTATTAAAACACTTTTTTACTGCTGATCTTATAGAACAATTATCAGAGCAAATAGATCCAAATATAGCTAGTGAACTTAACTATTATCCTTTAATTGTACCAGGCGATCGCTTTCCTATTAATGATCCGAATTTAGCACCCCAATTAGAACCGCGCCCTAGAGATAGAGTAAAGTTTTTATATGGTTTACTAACAGGTATTGCTCGCATCGAAGCTTTAGGATATGAAAAGTTACAAGCTAATGGTGCTAATCAGTTAACCCATGTTTATACCGCAGGTGGAGGAGCGCGTAATCAAGTTTGGGGTAAAATTCGTCAAAATTATTTATCAGTCCCAGTGAGCATTGCACCTAATACAGATGCTGCCTATGGTACAGCATTACTGGCTGCCAAGTAA
- a CDS encoding two component transcriptional regulator, winged helix family protein — MPRILVIDDDPAISELVSINLEMAGYDVNQAEDGIKGQALAVQLQPDLVMLDLMLPKVDGFTVCQRLRRDERTSDIPVLMLTALGQTQDKVEGFNAGADDYLTKPFEVEEMLARVRALLRRTDRIPQAAKHSEILSYGPLTLIPERFEAIWFEKTVKLTHLEFELLHCLLQRHGQTVAPPEILKEVWGYDPDDDIETIRVHIRHLRTKLEPDPRHPNYIKTVYGAGYCLELPSTEQLVANEDQITA, encoded by the coding sequence ATGCCCAGAATACTTGTAATTGACGACGATCCCGCAATCTCTGAATTAGTCTCTATCAACTTAGAGATGGCTGGCTATGATGTCAATCAGGCAGAAGATGGGATTAAAGGTCAGGCTTTGGCAGTACAGCTACAACCAGATTTGGTGATGCTAGATCTAATGCTACCTAAAGTTGATGGTTTTACAGTATGTCAGAGATTACGTCGAGATGAACGTACATCTGATATTCCTGTTTTAATGCTCACTGCTTTAGGACAGACTCAGGATAAAGTGGAAGGCTTTAATGCTGGTGCAGATGACTATTTAACCAAACCCTTTGAAGTAGAAGAAATGCTGGCGAGGGTAAGAGCCTTATTGCGTCGTACAGATCGTATTCCTCAAGCAGCTAAACATTCAGAAATTCTAAGTTATGGTCCTTTAACTTTAATTCCTGAGCGTTTTGAAGCAATCTGGTTTGAGAAAACAGTAAAATTGACTCATTTGGAGTTTGAATTACTTCATTGCTTATTGCAGCGTCATGGACAAACTGTTGCGCCTCCTGAGATTTTAAAGGAGGTTTGGGGTTATGATCCAGATGATGATATTGAAACTATTCGTGTTCATATTCGTCACTTGCGCACAAAACTAGAGCCTGATCCACGCCATCCGAACTATATTAAAACAGTTTATGGTGCTGGATATTGTTTAGAATTACCTAGCACTGAGCAATTAGTAGCTAATGAAGATCAGATAACTGCCTAA
- the ho1 gene encoding heme oxygenase (decyclizing) — translation MSIDLATMLREGTKKSHTMAENVGFVKCFLKGVVEKKSYRQLVTSLYFVYSAMEEEMEKLKDHPVISKIYFPELNRKQSLEQDLYFYYGANWREEAKNTPAGKEYVARIREIAKSQPELLVSHCYTRYLGDLSGGQILKKISQRAMNLTDGKGTAFYEFESIPDEKAFKDKYRQAMNDLPIDQATGEKIVNEANAAFGMNMKLFNELEGNLIKAIGIMLFNTLTRRRVRGSTELVTAE, via the coding sequence ATGAGCATTGATTTAGCGACGATGTTACGCGAGGGAACTAAAAAGTCCCACACAATGGCGGAAAATGTTGGTTTTGTTAAGTGTTTTCTTAAAGGTGTGGTAGAAAAGAAATCCTATCGCCAACTAGTTACTAGCCTCTACTTTGTCTATTCCGCAATGGAAGAGGAAATGGAAAAGCTTAAAGACCATCCTGTAATTTCTAAAATTTATTTTCCTGAACTTAATCGCAAACAAAGTTTAGAACAGGATTTATATTTTTACTATGGTGCTAATTGGCGCGAAGAAGCTAAAAATACACCAGCAGGTAAGGAATATGTAGCAAGAATTAGAGAGATTGCTAAATCTCAACCTGAATTACTTGTATCTCATTGTTACACTCGCTATTTGGGTGATTTATCTGGAGGACAAATTCTTAAGAAAATTTCCCAAAGAGCTATGAATCTTACTGATGGCAAAGGTACAGCTTTTTATGAGTTTGAATCTATTCCAGATGAGAAAGCTTTTAAAGACAAGTATCGTCAAGCAATGAATGATTTGCCTATTGATCAAGCTACTGGCGAAAAAATCGTCAATGAAGCTAATGCTGCTTTTGGGATGAATATGAAATTGTTTAACGAGCTTGAAGGCAATTTAATTAAGGCGATCGGCATCATGCTATTTAATACTCTAACTCGCCGTCGTGTTCGTGGAAGTACAGAATTGGTAACTGCTGAGTAA
- a CDS encoding 3-octaprenyl-4-hydroxybenzoate decarboxylase yields MARDLRGFIKLLESKGQLRRISALVDPDLEIAEISNRMLQAGGPGLLFENVKGSPFPVAVNLMGTVKRICWSMNMENPEELETLGSKLAMLQQPKPPKKISQAVDFGKVLFDVLKAKPGRDYFPPCQQVVVTEGLDLNTIPMIRPYPGDAGKIITLGLVITKDVETGTPNVGVYRLQLQSKNTMTVHWLSVRGGARHLRKAAEAGKKLEVAIALGVDPLIIMAAATPIPVDLSEWLFAGLYGGSGVKLAKCKTVDLEVPADSEFVLEGTITPGEVLPDGPFGDHMGYYGGVEDSPLVRFHCLTHRKDPIYLTTFSGRPPKEEAMMAIALNRIYTPILRQQVSEIVDFFLPMEALSYKAAIISIDKAYPGQARRAALAFWSALPQFTYTKFVIVVDKDINIRDPRQVVWAISSKVDPVRDVFILPNTPFDTLDFASEKIGLGGRMGIDATTKIPPETDHDWGEALESDLDVAAMVSRRWQEYGLGDIDLAEVDANVFGYDMK; encoded by the coding sequence ATGGCTAGAGATTTACGGGGATTTATTAAACTTTTGGAATCAAAAGGACAACTGCGACGCATTAGTGCATTAGTTGATCCTGACTTAGAAATTGCAGAGATTTCTAATCGTATGTTACAAGCAGGAGGGCCTGGACTACTATTTGAAAATGTAAAAGGTTCACCTTTTCCTGTGGCAGTTAACTTAATGGGGACAGTTAAGCGTATATGCTGGTCGATGAACATGGAAAATCCAGAGGAATTAGAGACTTTGGGATCGAAACTTGCCATGTTGCAGCAACCAAAACCACCAAAAAAAATATCGCAAGCTGTAGATTTTGGTAAGGTATTATTTGATGTCCTCAAAGCCAAGCCAGGTAGAGATTATTTTCCTCCCTGTCAGCAAGTAGTAGTGACAGAGGGATTAGATCTCAATACAATTCCGATGATTCGCCCTTACCCAGGAGATGCAGGTAAGATTATTACTCTAGGGTTAGTAATTACTAAAGATGTAGAAACAGGGACACCTAACGTGGGGGTGTATCGTCTTCAGTTACAGTCAAAAAATACCATGACTGTCCATTGGCTATCAGTAAGAGGTGGTGCAAGACATCTACGCAAAGCAGCAGAAGCAGGGAAAAAACTAGAAGTAGCGATCGCTTTAGGTGTAGATCCATTAATTATTATGGCAGCAGCCACACCGATTCCTGTAGATCTTTCTGAGTGGTTGTTTGCAGGTTTGTATGGTGGTAGTGGTGTAAAACTAGCTAAATGTAAAACCGTTGATTTAGAAGTACCAGCAGATTCAGAATTTGTTTTAGAAGGTACAATCACTCCAGGAGAAGTATTACCAGATGGGCCCTTTGGTGATCACATGGGTTATTATGGCGGAGTTGAAGATTCACCCTTGGTACGTTTTCATTGTTTAACACACCGCAAAGATCCTATCTATCTAACAACTTTTAGTGGTCGCCCTCCCAAAGAAGAAGCGATGATGGCGATCGCTCTAAATCGTATTTACACACCAATTTTAAGGCAACAAGTCTCAGAGATAGTAGATTTCTTTTTGCCGATGGAAGCTTTAAGCTATAAAGCAGCGATTATTTCCATTGATAAAGCCTATCCAGGTCAGGCGAGAAGGGCAGCTTTAGCATTTTGGAGTGCTTTACCACAATTTACCTATACTAAATTTGTGATTGTGGTGGATAAAGATATTAATATTCGTGATCCTCGTCAGGTAGTTTGGGCAATTAGTTCTAAAGTTGATCCTGTACGTGATGTGTTTATTTTGCCTAACACCCCCTTTGACACCCTTGATTTTGCCAGTGAAAAAATTGGTTTGGGGGGACGTATGGGAATAGATGCTACTACTAAAATTCCACCAGAAACCGATCATGACTGGGGCGAAGCTTTAGAATCAGATCTAGATGTGGCAGCTATGGTGTCTAGACGTTGGCAGGAGTATGGTTTAGGGGATATCGATTTAGCCGAGGTAGATGCTAATGTGTTTGGTTATGACATGAAATAG
- a CDS encoding peptidase S15: MWTSDRVRLDADIYRPATDEKLPILLMRQPYGRSIASTVVYAHPHWYAAQGYIVVIQDVRGRGTSEGKFDLFTHEVEDGFETINWVSQLPNSTGEVGMYGFSYQGMTQLYAAVKQPAPLKAIAPAMIAYDLYSDWAYENGAFCLFANLAWAIQLAGETARLQGDSAAFNKFYQAARNLPLNDAIPANPQLMQELAPDSFYHQWLNNPDPTALYWRSLSPKYLLQNVDLPMLHVGGWYDPYLRGTLNLYKAMADTSKYSQQLLIGAWGHLPWGRKLGAIDYGIEAQNPIDEIQIRWFDHFLKGKDTGLLNEAPISLFCMGRNQWREFDHLPQNPRVYYLASDGLAGIREDSGMLWEYQDSPQPLSPQELIATDLEAAATEFDNCTDILVHDPWRPVPALGGHAFFPSGSFDRSSLDCRSDILTYTSAPLTSELDLVGEIILEVYCSSEHPSFDLCAVVSCVNNQGEVFNFSQGYIRVANASLQNPQLVKIPLQATCICIPQGDSLRLSLSAACFPAYPVNPGSGKQPYESRLLDMQIITLVIHSGADFPSKLTAISCHNQTH, encoded by the coding sequence ATGTGGACGAGCGATCGCGTAAGATTAGATGCAGATATTTATCGCCCAGCAACAGATGAAAAACTGCCAATATTATTAATGCGTCAGCCCTACGGACGCTCAATTGCTTCTACGGTAGTATATGCACATCCTCATTGGTATGCAGCCCAGGGTTATATTGTTGTCATTCAGGATGTACGAGGTAGGGGAACATCTGAAGGTAAGTTTGATTTATTTACCCATGAAGTAGAGGATGGTTTTGAGACGATCAATTGGGTATCTCAGTTACCTAATAGTACTGGAGAAGTTGGGATGTATGGATTTTCCTATCAGGGAATGACTCAACTTTATGCAGCAGTAAAGCAACCAGCACCCTTAAAAGCGATCGCTCCTGCTATGATTGCCTATGATCTTTATAGTGACTGGGCTTATGAAAATGGGGCATTTTGTCTGTTTGCTAATTTAGCTTGGGCGATTCAATTAGCAGGGGAAACCGCCCGTTTACAAGGAGATTCGGCAGCATTCAACAAATTTTATCAAGCTGCGCGTAATTTACCCCTAAATGATGCAATTCCTGCCAATCCTCAATTAATGCAAGAATTAGCACCCGATTCCTTTTATCATCAATGGTTAAATAATCCTGATCCAACTGCATTATACTGGCGATCGCTTTCTCCTAAATATTTACTGCAAAATGTCGATCTACCGATGCTACACGTAGGCGGTTGGTATGATCCTTATCTGAGGGGAACATTAAACTTATATAAGGCAATGGCAGATACAAGCAAGTATTCACAACAGCTATTGATTGGTGCTTGGGGACATTTACCCTGGGGAAGAAAATTAGGGGCGATAGATTATGGTATAGAAGCCCAAAACCCCATAGATGAAATTCAAATAAGATGGTTTGATCATTTCCTCAAAGGTAAAGATACAGGCTTATTAAATGAAGCCCCTATTTCTCTATTTTGCATGGGTAGAAATCAATGGCGTGAGTTTGATCACCTTCCCCAAAACCCCAGGGTATATTATTTAGCCAGTGACGGGTTAGCAGGTATCCGCGAAGATAGTGGGATGCTGTGGGAGTATCAAGATAGCCCTCAACCACTCTCCCCCCAGGAATTAATAGCCACTGATTTAGAAGCAGCAGCAACAGAATTTGATAACTGTACTGATATCTTAGTCCATGATCCTTGGCGACCTGTACCAGCCCTAGGTGGACACGCTTTTTTCCCCAGTGGTTCTTTTGACCGTTCTAGTTTAGACTGTCGCAGTGATATCTTAACCTATACCTCCGCCCCCCTAACTAGCGAATTAGATTTAGTGGGAGAAATAATCTTAGAAGTTTACTGTAGTAGTGAACATCCCAGTTTTGATCTTTGTGCAGTCGTGTCTTGTGTTAACAACCAGGGAGAAGTATTTAATTTTAGTCAAGGTTACATTCGTGTTGCCAATGCCAGTTTACAAAATCCCCAGTTAGTAAAAATTCCACTTCAGGCTACTTGTATATGTATTCCCCAAGGGGATAGTTTACGTCTTAGTCTTAGTGCAGCTTGTTTTCCTGCTTATCCTGTTAATCCTGGATCTGGCAAGCAACCTTACGAATCTCGTCTTTTAGATATGCAAATAATAACTTTAGTTATCCACTCAGGGGCTGATTTTCCTTCTAAATTAACAGCTATTTCATGTCATAACCAAACACATTAG
- a CDS encoding hemolysin-type calcium-binding region protein, with protein sequence MANYIGTSASEDFRIIFPLSPENDQIDGREGNDIIDGYLGNDVLLGFDGNDTINGGDNEDYLAGETGDDLLLGFNGLDTILGGLGNDGLYGELNDDTLYGGEDGNDTLDGGFSNDKLLGETGNDILFGGVDGGNDYLDGGTEDDELYGEAGNDTLLGGPGRDTLSGAEDDDILDGEAGDDILNGGLGADTFSFANIQTVGIDTIEDFSYESGDKIRVETEGFGIGVNEISRFSFDENSRQVLFDGQAFAVIEGDVEFIVAEDINLV encoded by the coding sequence ATGGCTAATTATATAGGAACTTCAGCAAGTGAAGATTTTAGAATTATTTTCCCTTTAAGTCCAGAAAACGATCAAATCGATGGTCGTGAAGGTAATGATATTATTGACGGTTATTTAGGTAATGATGTTCTCTTGGGCTTTGATGGTAACGATACCATTAATGGTGGAGACAACGAAGATTATTTAGCAGGAGAAACAGGGGATGATCTGCTGCTTGGGTTTAATGGTCTAGATACTATCCTAGGAGGTTTGGGAAATGATGGACTTTATGGCGAATTAAACGACGATACTCTCTATGGTGGTGAAGATGGCAACGATACCTTAGATGGAGGATTTTCCAACGATAAATTATTGGGAGAAACAGGTAATGATATTCTTTTTGGGGGTGTAGATGGGGGTAATGACTATCTTGATGGTGGGACAGAAGATGATGAATTATATGGTGAGGCTGGTAATGATACGCTATTAGGGGGTCCTGGGCGAGATACTTTATCAGGTGCAGAGGATGATGATATTTTAGATGGGGAAGCAGGAGACGATATTCTCAATGGTGGTTTGGGGGCGGATACTTTTTCTTTTGCTAATATTCAGACAGTAGGTATTGATACGATAGAAGACTTTTCCTATGAGTCGGGAGATAAAATTAGGGTAGAAACCGAAGGGTTTGGAATTGGAGTTAACGAAATTAGTCGCTTTTCATTCGACGAAAATTCTAGACAGGTTTTATTTGATGGACAAGCTTTTGCTGTTATTGAAGGCGATGTTGAGTTTATTGTCGCAGAAGATATTAATTTGGTCTAG
- a CDS encoding ribonuclease BN yields MRLQIKSIFKLLKEAFKEWQDDRASLLAAALAYYTVFSITPLLVIAIAIAGAVFGEEAAQGEIVEQINQLVGNEGAKAIETAIANADRPQLGSVASLISIAILLVGASGVFAQLQEALNTVWNVQAKPHGGIWEFIRKRLLSFGMVLAIGFLLLVSLIFSAILSGISKLEVQVLTGFDYFWNILNSIVSFGLITFLFALIYKYLPDVKIRWKDVLVGAIITTLLFSIGKSLIGLYLGRGSFGSTYGAAGSLIVFLAWVFYSAQILLFGAELTQVYTYKYGAKIRPNKFAESTRDEKTKTKFK; encoded by the coding sequence ATGCGACTACAAATTAAATCAATTTTCAAGCTTTTAAAAGAAGCCTTTAAAGAGTGGCAAGATGATCGAGCTTCCTTATTAGCTGCTGCCTTAGCATACTATACAGTATTTTCTATAACTCCTTTACTAGTAATTGCGATCGCGATCGCTGGTGCGGTTTTTGGCGAGGAGGCTGCACAGGGGGAAATAGTCGAACAAATCAATCAATTGGTAGGTAATGAAGGAGCAAAGGCAATTGAAACGGCTATAGCTAATGCAGACCGACCACAATTAGGTAGTGTTGCATCCCTGATTAGTATAGCAATTTTACTCGTGGGTGCATCAGGAGTATTTGCACAATTACAAGAAGCACTTAATACAGTCTGGAATGTACAAGCCAAACCACATGGGGGTATTTGGGAATTCATTCGCAAACGTTTACTGTCTTTTGGGATGGTGCTAGCGATCGGGTTTTTGTTGCTTGTATCTTTAATTTTTAGTGCAATTTTATCTGGAATTAGTAAATTAGAAGTTCAAGTACTTACAGGCTTTGATTACTTTTGGAATATTCTTAATTCCATTGTTTCCTTTGGTTTAATTACCTTTTTGTTTGCCCTAATCTATAAATATTTACCTGATGTAAAAATTCGCTGGAAAGATGTGTTGGTTGGGGCGATTATTACAACACTATTATTTAGTATAGGCAAATCCTTGATTGGTTTATATTTAGGTAGAGGTAGCTTTGGATCTACCTATGGTGCTGCTGGGTCTTTAATTGTTTTTCTAGCCTGGGTATTTTATTCTGCTCAAATTCTACTTTTTGGCGCAGAACTAACTCAAGTTTACACATATAAATACGGTGCTAAAATTCGTCCGAATAAATTTGCCGAGTCTACGCGAGACGAAAAGACTAAAACTAAATTTAAGTAA